Proteins encoded in a region of the Stieleria neptunia genome:
- a CDS encoding HsdM family class I SAM-dependent methyltransferase produces the protein MAHLTHGAPGRLLYDGLFTTAPATFDCVLSNPPFGGKEGKEAQTHFAFKTGATQVLFLQHVLDSLSAEGRCGIVVDEGVLFRTNESAFVDTKRKLLEECDLHCIVSLPGGVFTAAGAGVKTNLLFFNRGKPTEKIWYYDLSDIKVGKKKPFTIDRFDEFFKLLNKRKDSDRSWTVDFTKRKAIARTEAEPFHREALKKEQAANGWKADLKELKKAKPPKKKAIAEADAKIKELGKEARELRSKAEAIENAVFDLKAVNPNTRVEADTRTPAQLIKEIEKYGKEIEKALARLKS, from the coding sequence TTGGCCCACCTAACCCATGGTGCTCCTGGGCGCTTACTGTACGACGGGCTATTCACCACCGCACCGGCCACGTTCGATTGTGTGCTCAGTAACCCGCCCTTTGGTGGCAAGGAGGGCAAAGAAGCTCAAACGCACTTCGCCTTCAAGACTGGTGCGACTCAGGTGCTGTTTTTGCAACACGTTCTCGACAGTCTTTCCGCCGAAGGACGTTGCGGTATCGTGGTTGACGAGGGGGTGTTGTTCCGCACGAACGAATCGGCGTTCGTGGACACCAAACGCAAACTGCTCGAGGAGTGCGATTTGCACTGCATCGTTTCGCTGCCCGGCGGCGTGTTCACAGCGGCTGGCGCGGGCGTGAAAACCAATCTGCTGTTTTTCAATCGCGGCAAGCCGACTGAGAAAATTTGGTACTACGATTTGTCCGACATCAAGGTCGGCAAGAAGAAACCGTTCACGATCGACCGTTTCGACGAGTTCTTTAAGCTGCTAAACAAACGCAAGGATAGCGACCGAAGTTGGACGGTGGACTTCACAAAACGCAAAGCAATCGCTCGTACCGAAGCGGAGCCATTTCACCGCGAAGCGTTGAAGAAAGAGCAAGCCGCTAATGGTTGGAAGGCGGACCTGAAGGAGCTGAAAAAAGCTAAGCCACCAAAGAAGAAGGCCATTGCGGAGGCGGACGCCAAGATCAAAGAGCTAGGCAAAGAAGCTCGCGAACTTCGATCGAAGGCCGAAGCCATTGAGAACGCCGTATTCGATCTCAAGGCGGTCAATCCAAACACCCGAGTCGAAGCGGACACCCGCACACCAGCCCAATTGATCAAAGAAATTGAGAAGTACGGGAAGGAGATCGAGAAGGCGCTCGCACGATTAAAAAGTTGA